The sequence ATCTCGCGTCGCCTGCGGGCAGCTTCCTGACCGGCAAGACACTCGAGGTCGACGGTGGGCTGACCTACCCGAACCTCGATATCCCAATCCCCGACCTCTGAGGAGAAGTACTACATGGCCATACGTGTCGCGCTGATCGGCACCGGCAACGTCGGCAAGCCCGCGCTCGTCCAGCTGATCAACGATTCGCGGTTCGAGCTGACCGGCGTCTGGGTCTCCTCGGAGGCCAAGGCCGGCAAGGACGCCGCCGAGCTAGCGGGCCTCGACGGCTCGACCGGCATCAAGGCGACCAACGACCTCGACGCGATCCTCGCGACCGATCCGGAGTGCGCCGTCTACACCGCGCTGGCCGACAACCGGCTACCCGAGGCGCTCGAGGACTACCGGCGCATCCTCGCCGCAGGCGTCAACGTCGTCGGCAGCAGCGCGGTGTTGCTGCAGTATCCGTGGCAGGTCATTCCCGCCGAACTGCTCGAGCCGATCGAGGACGCCGCGGAGGCGGGCCAAGCCAGCGTGTTCGTCAACGGCATCGATCCAGGTTTCGCGAATGACCTTCTGCCACTTGCCCTTGCGGGCACCTGCCAAAGCATCGACCAGATTCGCTGCATGGAGATCATCAACTACGACACCTACGACAGCGCCGACGTCATGGTCGGCGTAATGGGCTTCGGAAGGCCGCTCGACGAGATTCCGATGCTGTTGCAGCCGGGCGTGCTGAGCCTCGCGTGGGGTTCGGTGGTCCGTCAGCTCGCGGCAGGCCTCGGCATCTCGCTCGACGAGGTGAACGAAACCTACGAACGCGAGCCGGCGCCGGAGGACTTCGACATTGCGTCCGGTCACATCGCGAAGGGCAGCGCTGCCGCGCTGCGATTCGAGGTGCGCGGAATGGTCGACGGCAAGGCCGCCGTCGTGCTCGAACACGTCACCCGGCTGCGCAACGACCTGTGCCCGGAGTGGCCGCAACCGGCCCAGGACGGCGGGTCCTACCGCATCGAGATCACCGGTGAGCCGACCTACGCTCTTGACCTCTGCCTCAGTAGCCCGAACGGCGACCACAACCATGCCGGTCTCGTCGCGACGGCCGCCAGAGTCGTCAACGCCATCCCCGCCGTCATCGCCGCTCCGCCGGGTGTCAGGACGACGCTTGACTTGCCCCTGATTACCGGCAATGGGTTGTACGCTGGCGGTGAGTCGGGCTGAACAACCGAAGGACGCTGCCTATGGGGATGCCCCTGCGCTACCTGTTACCGGTTATGGCAGTGGCCGGCGCTGCTGCTGCTGCTGTCGCTGCCGCGCCCGTCGCGGCAGCCGATCCAGACGATTCGACCCTGCCCCAGTGCACCGCCGTCGGCGGCGATCAGGACGTCGGCACCGCGACGACCGAGTGCGCGACGCCGGGCAACGTACAGCTCAATGCCACCGCTCCTAGCGTGCCTGCCTACGCCTACCCGTGGGATGACGAGTTCTACGGTCCTGCCTTGATCATGGGCGGCGGCGCATGGGGAACCCACGGCATGGGTGGCGGCGGCCACCGCTAGCCCGCATCTTTTCTTGGCCCATCGAGGAGGCCAACCATGAGCAGTAAAGCTCGTTCTCTGACAATACTTTTCGCAGCGGCGGGCGTTTCGGCCGCCATCGCCGTGGCACCCGTCGCTGCAGCCGCGCCGCAGTGCACCAACACCGGCCCCAACACCACGCAGTGTGAAACCAACGGAAGCTCGCAGATCGTCACGTCGCCCCCGCCCAACAACAACTACGGGTATTGGGGCTTCCCGATCATCGGCTTCGGCGGGTGGGGCTTCGGTTGGTGACCCCGGCCTAACGACCGCGCCAGCGTTTCGGCTAACCTAACTTTTCTATTCGAAGGCCCGGATAGAAGGGTGGTGAGTTGCTGCGCGATTCCGAGACGCGGTTGCGTCCAAGCTGGTTGTTGCTGGGCCCGGCGTTCGTGGCTGCAATCGCCTACGTCGACCCGGGCAACGTCGCGGCCAACATCAGCGCCGGGGCGCAGTTCGGCTTCCTTCTTGTCTGGGTCATCTTCCTGGCCAACGCGATGGCGGGACTGGTGCAGTATCTGTCGGCCAAACTCGGACTCGTCAGCGGACGGACGCTGCCGGAAGCCGTCGCCGACCACACCCGGACCCCCACTCGCATCGGCTACTGGTTGCAGGCCGAAATGGTCGCCATGGCAACCGATCTCGCCGAAGTGGTCGGCGGCGCGATCGCGCTGAACCTCTTGTTCGAGCTTCCGCTTCTTGTCGGCGGCATCATCACCGGCGCGGTGTCGCTGCTGCTGCTGGCCCTGCAGAACCGCCGCGGTCAACGGGTGTTCGAGCGGGTGATCAGCGGCCTGCTGCTCGTCATCGCGATCGGATTTCTGACCAGCCTGTTCGTCGAACCGCCGCCGCTGGCGGACGCCGCAGAAGGATTGGTTCCACGCTTCCAGGGCGCCGAGAGCGTCCTGCTTGCCACCGCGATGTTGGGCGCGACGGTGATGCCGCACGCGGTGTACCTGCATTCCGGCCTCGCCCGCGACCGGCACGGCCACCCCGAACCCGGGCCACGGCGCCGGTTATTGCTCCGGGTGACACGCATCGACGTCGGGTTGGCGATGCTGGTCGCGGGCACGGTGAACCTCTCGATGGTGCTCGTCGCCGCGACCAACCTGCAGGGCCGGGACGACACCGACTCCATCGAAGGTGCGCACTCGGCCGTTCGCGACACGCTCGGGCCCACCGTCGCGCTGTTCTTCGCCATCGGTCTGCTGGCTTCGGGTCTGGCGTCGACATCGGTCGGCGCCTACGCGGGGGCGATGATCATGCAGGGCCTGCTGCACCGCACCTATCCGCTGCTGGTGCGCCGCCTGGTGACGCTGATACCGGCGCTGGTGATCCTTGCGATCGGCGTCGATCCCAGCCGCGCACTGGTCATCTCGCAGGTCGTGCTGTCGTTCGGGATACCGTTCGCCTTGATTCCGCTGATACGCCTGACCGGCGACCGGGCGCTGATGGGCGACGACACCAACCACCGAATCACCACGCTGCTCGGCTGGGTCGTCGCGGCGCTGATCATCGGCCTCAACGTGGTGCTGATCTACCTGACCGTCCGCGGCTAGCCGAAAACCGTTTTGAACGTGTCCGGATAGTGGCCATGGCCGGTCACGGGCAGGACTGTAGAAATCGCTCGGCGCGTGGATGCGCTGGTTATCGTGCCGACATGACAACGGTCGACCAGGCCAACCGCGCCTCATCCATGCCTACTTCGCGAAAACTTCTCTGTGCCGTCTACGGCGCTATCGCTGTGGTCGCGCTCATCGCGACGTTCAGTCAGATGCTGCCGTACTCGGACAAGGGCGCCGGGTCGCTACTCGCTTTCTGGCAAGACGCCCGGATGTTGCCCGCGTCCCGGGCGCTCACTTCCGACCTGATGCTGTTCGGCCTTGCCGCTGTGATCTTCATGGTGGTGGAGGCCCGCAAGCAGGGCATCAAGTTCGTGTGGCTATATGTCGCGGCGTCATACGCCGTTGCGATCAGTGCGGCGTTTCCCGCCTTTCTGATCGCACGCGAACTACAGGTCAACAAGTCCGATACGTCCGGCCTTCGCGCAATAGACACGGTCCTGCTGGCGGTGGTGGCGATTTTGACCGCGCTGTTGACTATCTGGATAGACCTCGGCTGAGCCGGCTTAGTTGTTGCCCGCGCACGTCGCGGGCTGACGCGCTGCGGCGGGACGTCCGCGTAAGGCCCTATATCCTGGGATGAATGCTTGCCGGAGGCCACACCTACTTCGCGTACGGGTCCAACCTGTGCGTCGACCAGATGGCGCGGCGCTGCCCGAACGCCGCTGACCCCCGGCCTGCGACGCTGGCCGACCACGATTGGCTGATCAACGAGCGGGGCGTCGCGACGGTCGAACCGTTCGACGGGTCGCAGGTTCATGGTGTGGTGTGGCAACTCGACGACCACGACCTCGCCACCTTGGACAGCGCAGAGGGCGTACCGGTGCGGTATCGCCGCGACCGGCTCACCGTGCACACCGAAACGGGGCCGTCTCAGGCGTGGGTCTACATCGATCATCGCGTCGATCCCGGCCCTCCTCGGCCGGGCTATCTCGAGCGAATCATCGACGGAGCGCAGCACCACGGGCTGCCGCACCGCTGGGTCGAGTTCCTCCGCCGGTGGGATCCGTCGCAGTGGCCGGTCCCGAAAGACAACGCGGGTGCCGGTGCGCCGCAATCGCTTTCAGAGCTACTGGCTGATCCGGCGGTGCGCGAGGAGAGCACACTGCGCTCGCGATTCGGCTTCATGGCGATCCACGGCGGCGGGTTGGAGCAGATGACCGACGTCATCGCCGAACGGGCCGCAGACGCGGCGGGCGCATCGGTGTATCTGCTGCGTCATCCCGCGGACTACCCGCACCACCTGCCGTCGAGGCTCTACGTGGCCGAGGAGTCCGAGCGGCTCGCCGAGTTCCTCGAGCACGTCGAGGTGATCGTCTCGCTACACGGCTACGGCCGGTTGGGCCGCAGCACCCAACTGCTCGCCGGAGGCGGCAACCGGGCACTTGCCGAGCACGTCGCCTGCCACTTCGACGTTGCCGGCTACACCGTCGTCACCGATCTCGACGCGATGCCCCGCGAGCTGCACGGCCTGCATCCGGACAACCCGGTCAACCGGGCCCGCGCCGGAGGCACCCAACTCGAGCTCTCACCCCGGCTGCGCGGGATCAGCCACCGAAGCGCGCCGCCGCCTCAGGAGGACGGCCTCTCCGCACCGACGTCTGCGCTGATCCGGGGGCTGGTGGCGGCTGCCCACAGCTGGGAGCTGACGGCCACGTAGTTCTGCACACCCGAGACCCATCCGCACGGCCGCCTGCCCCGAATACCGGATGTGCAACGAACGGACTGGCGCGCCCACGCACCGGCGCTTTATCGAACCCGGATCACCCACCTACGTCGAGCTCCGGTTCACCACTATTTCGAGCATCGCAGCTACAGCTGGTATGTCGACGTCGACGCACTACCAGAGGTGCCGCAGTGGTTGAAGTCCTTCGCCCGTTTCGAGGCTGTCGACCACTTCGACGGCGAACCGGGCGACACGCTTCGCCAGCGCATCGACCGCTTCCTCGCGTCGCGCGACATCGAACTGCCCGGCGGCACCATCACGGCGCTGCTACAGCCGAGGGTGCTCGGGTTGGTCTACAACCCGCTGAGCCTGTACTGGTGCCACGACGCCAATGGTGTACTCCGCCACGTCCTCGCCGAGGTGCACAGCCCACGCGGGGGCCAACACACCTATCTGCTACCGCCCGACTCCGGCGAGCCGACGATCGTGCAGAAGCGGCTCTACGCCTCGCCCTTCAACGGCGAGGGCGGTCACTATCTCGTCCGGGCGCCCCGACCCGAGGCAGAGCTGGATGTGACGATCTCACTGCACCGCGACGACCAGCCGGCCTTCGTCGCGACGCTGCGCGGTACCCGGCTGCCGGCCACCGCCGCCCAACTCGTGCGGTTGCAGATGGTGGCTCCACTGGCGCCGTTGATGGCGAAAGTCGGTATGTGGGCGCAGGGATTGACGCTGCGACTGAGAGGAGTTCCGGTGCTCCCGGAGTCGGTCGTTCCCGAAAGACAAAGACAGACGGTTGGGCAGCTGTGACCCTGGCGCCCGCCCGGGTGGTTAGGCTACCCCTCGTGACCACCGATCTGGCTGCGCTGTTGCGCCAGGTGGCCCAGCGGGATGTCGACGCGTTCGCCACCTTCTACGACCTCACCCGGTCCCGGGTTTTCGGTCTCGTGACTCGCGTGCTGCGCGACCCCGGGTACAGCGAGGAGACCACCCAGGACATCTATTTGCAGGTGTGGCGTTCCGCAGCCAACTACGACCCGAACGCGGGCTCGCCGCTCGCATGGCTGCTCACGGTGGCGCACCGGCGCGCGGTGGACCGCGTGCGCGCCGAGCAGGCGGCCAGCCAGCGCGAGTCCCGGTACGGGTCGGCCAACGTCGACCCGCCGGCGGACCACGTCGCGGAAACGGTCATCCTGGCCGACGAACGCCAGCAGGTCACCGACTGCCTCGGCTCGCTGACCGACGTGCAACGCGAAGCCATCCAGCTGGCCTACTACGACGGGCTCACCTACGTGCAGGTGTCGGAGCGGCTGTCGGCGAACCTCGCCACGATCAAGTCGCGGATGCGCGACGCCATCCGCGGACTTCGCAGATGTCTGGGGCTCGCATGACAGAACCACTGAGTCCCGATGTCGTCGCGCTGGCGACGCCCTACGCGCTGCATTCGATCACCGATGCCGAACGCGCGGAGATCGAACGCCGGGTGAGCGCCGCGCCACCCGAGGTGGCCGAGGAGTTCTACGCGCAGGTGCGCGCCGTGCACGAGACGATGGCTGTGATCTCCGCGGCGACGGCCCTCGAGCCGCCCCCGAGCATGCGCGACCGGCTGCTGGCGACCGTCGCCTACGACGAACCGCCGGTCCAACAGCTTCCGCTGAAGCGCGCAAATCGCTGGCGCACAACAGTTCTCGCCGCAGCCGCCGTGCTCGCAATCGGGCTGGGTGCCCTGGGGGTCGGGATCGCATTGCGGCCTGCGCCGACGGTGTCCACCGCCGAGCAGGTGTTCGCGGCGCCCGACGTGCAGACCGTGTCGGGCCCCATCCCGACCGGTGGCACTGCGACGCTGGTCTTCTCCCACGAGAAGGATGCGGGCGTGCTGGTGATGAACAACGTTCCGCCGCCACAGCCGGGCACCGTGTATCAGATGTGGTTGGTCGGCGAGGGCTCGCCCAAGTCGGCGGGGACGATGGACGCGAAGTCCGTCGCACCCTCGACCACGGCGGTGCTGCCCGATCTCGGCACCTCCCGCACGCTGGCCTTCACCGTCGAACCGGGCGCCGGCTCGAACCAACCGACGGGCCCTGCGTTCGCCGAACTGCCGCTGGCCTGACGAGCTTTCGTGCCCATTCCGCGCGGGCGTCGCTATTCCAGCGTCGCGATGGCCGCCTCGGCCAGAACGTCGTCGATGTCGTGCCCGCGCTGCCATGCGCGGCGCTGCCGCATCGCGCCGTTGCCATGCTCGGCGACGCGGCTGAGTTCGGAACGCACCATCTCGTAGTCGCCGACCTGTTGCAGCGCGGACCGGATGCGATCGACGAGGCCGCCGAGCAGGTCGATGGCGGGCACCGACGCGTGGCTTTCGGCCAGGTCGATCGCGTCGCCGTCGAGGCCTTCGCGAGCCGATTTCCAGTAGGCCGCCCGCAGCGCGTGGGGCGCCAACGGCGCAAGCGGTTCGCCTCGCCGCTCATCGTCCAACGCCGTCATCACGACGCCCCGCACCAGGGCCGCGAACAGAACCGTTTCGGCCACCGTCGCGGGCACGTCGGCGACACGCACCTCGATCGTCGGAAAGTTGGCCGACGGGCGCACGTCCCAATAGACCATCCCGTCGTCGAGCATGGCACCGGTGTCCTGAAGCATCCGCACGACAGCGTCGTATTCGTCGGCGGAATCGAAGTGCGGCGGCGGCCCCGCGCTCGGCCAGCGCTGCCACAGGATGCTGCGCCAGCTGGCATGGCCGGTGTCGGTGTTGCGGTAGATCGCCGAGTTGGCCGTCACCGCCAAGAGCAGCGGCAGCCACGGTCGCAGCCGGTTGCTCACATGAATCGCGGCCTCGCGATCGGGGACTGCGACGTGCACATGGCAACCGCAGATGCCCTGTTCGTGGGCGATCATCCCGAACCGCTCCGCGATGCGGCGGTAGCGCGGGTTGTCGGTGATCGGGAACTCGTGCGGCACCGTCGGCGGCAATCCGACGGCGAGCAGCCGCGCGCCGCCCGCCTCTGCGGCCTCGGCGGCAAGGCGACGCAGCCTGGTCAGTTCGGAGCGCAGTTCGTCGCTGGTATCGGCGACCTCGGTCGTCGTCTCGACCTGGCAGCTGGTCAACTCCAGCTGCAGCTTCACCCCACGCGCTTCGGCATGGCTGGCGACGGCTTCGTTGCGGGCGACAGGTGCACCGGTGTCGCGGTCGACGAGAAGGAACTCCTCTTCGACACCGACGGTGGGATTGACGGGCACGGTGCCTCCAAAATATTGATCCGGCCCGTCGGAAGGGGTTTCACGACGGGCCGGATCGCGCGGTGGCTCCTGTGCGGTGAGTCCGCTGGGCCGACAAGTCTGGCGGGGATTTAAATTGCCCGAACCGCCGACTGCCAAACATCGAATCTCATTGGGTGTTTCGACCGGCCTAGGATCGCGGGATGACCAAGGACTTCCGGTTCGGGGTGGGCCTGCGCGCCGCCAAGTCGCTGTCGTCGGTGCAGGACGAGGCCCGCCGCGCCGAAGCCCTCGGCTTCGACGTGCTGCATCTGCCCGACCACATCGGCGCGCCCGCCCCCTTCCCCACGCTGATGGCCGCGGCCACGGCGACGACGAGGTTGCGGATGGGCACCTTCGTGCTCAACGCGTGCTTCTACAAGCCGGCCTTGCTGGCGCGCGATGTAGAGGCGCTGCGCGACCTCTCCGGCGGGCGGTTCGAGTTGGGCCTTGGCGCGGGTTACGCGCAGCACGAGTTCAAGGCCGCCGAACTGCGGTACCCGAGCGCCCGCGAGCGCGTCGAATATGTAGGACACGTCACCGAATACATGGGCGAGCACATGCCGGATGTGCCGGTGCTGATCGCGGGCAACGGCGACAGACTTTTGACCGTGGCGGCGCGGCATGCCGACATCATCGGCCTCACCGGAGGTCAGCCGATCACCGAGGCGGCCGATCCGCTCGCCGAGCGCGTCGAGTTCGTCCGGCGTGCCGCCGGTGACCGCTTCGACGATCTCGAGTTCAACATCGCGATCACCGCGCTGCCGCGTGACGGGTCCGGGCACCCTGACCTCTCGATCACCCGCAGGGCGCTTCCGCACATGTCCGACGAGGAACTACTCGCGACGCCTGCTGTGCTGTCGGGGTCGACGCGGGACATCGCCGACACGATTCGCGGCTACCGCGACACCTACGGCGTGAGCTACTTGATCGTTCAGGACAAGCACGCCGAGGCGTTCTCGAAAGTCATTGCTGAACTGCACTGATCACGTCGCCGCGACGAGGTTTGAAAGCCCGTATTGCGGGAATAGCAACTTCTCATGGAGATCGATCGCGCAGTCGGGGTGCTGGTCACCCTGCGGCGGTGCGCTCTCGATGAGGCATCGGACGAACTGCTCGACGCCGCCAAGCGACATCGGCTCACGCCGTTGGCGATCGCGCGGGCGTTGGTGGCACTCGCCGAAGGCGTGAGCCATGACGATGCACCTTCGGTTGAGGCCGCCCGCTATGAGTGGGGACTTCTGTTGGAGGGGGAGGTGGTATCGCGATGATCCAACGCGCCGCCGCGCACACCCGACGAGCTCTCATTGGCGTATGGCACTGCCCGGACACCTTCGCCTGCTGGCTGCGCGCCGTCTATCCGGACTGGGCGCCCAGACGCGGCCACGTGGCACTGGTCGCGTTGTGTGGACAGGAAGGTTCGCTGCTCGAGCAGCGACCTCGATCTGCGAACTAGTACCTGCGCCCGCGCAGCCTGTCCTTGACGCGTTCACCCGTCTTGCGTACCCGGGCGCGCATCTGATCGGACCGGCCCTCGTCGCGCATACGCGCGTTCCCCGTAGCCTCGCCGATCTCTTTCTTGGCCCGGCCGACAATGCGGTTGAACTCGTTCTTGGCTTTCCGCGTTGCACTCATGGATGCAGTGTTTCCGCTGCGCATCAGGAGAAACCTGGCGCCACGGTAAGCTCCCAGCGTTCCGCCCTCGTAGCTCAGGGGATAGAGCACGGCTCTCCTAAAGCCGGTGTCGCAGGTTCGAATCCTGCCGGGGGCACTTTTGTGATGTCTCGGGACATCGGTGACAGGTGTCTATCTAGTGAAGTGTCCCGCTTCACTGAAACGCCGTCTACCACCGTTTATCGCGCTCGAGAATTCACTGGCTTCACAAACTAGGAAACTAAATTGGGAGCGCGAGCGGCCTACTCCGGCTATCCCAAGACGCCGGGGGGCAGATCAAACGCCAACACCCAACACAGCAAGAGGTACCGATCCGGCGTCCAGGAGTCGCTGCCGCCACCGCCATCAGTGCCACCTGTCGGTATGCCGTCTGGGTTGGCGCCTCCCGAACCGCAGCCGTCACCGCTGGGCGCGGCGCGTTACTTGATGTTCTGGGTGATGGTCACCGCCGTGTCGCTTGCCTTCTTAAGCATGTTGGACATCGTGCCGACCGCCTTGGCCCTGCGATCCATATACATCTGCATCCGCATCGATTCAATTTCGGTCATTTCGCCGTCCTCGCCGAGGTTGGCGAGGTGGCGCTCGACGATGCGGAACCCGGGCGGCAAGGTCGACAGGTCTTCCGGCGGTGGTACGTCCAAACCGGCGACTATCACGTTATCGTCGGAGCCTGAGTTCGATGGTGGCTGTGCTGATGCCACCCCGGCAAGGGGAACAGATACGGCTGCCGCAGCGGCGGCGATGACGAACAATTTCTTTCGCATGTGCTTTCCTCCCAATGGCTGCGAGCGCGACCGCTCACGTCACCGATCCTCACGCCTGCCGACCGGGCCGCATTCAGTAGTCGACTACTGGGATCCGGAGCGCATGGAGTAGTCGGCTACTGCAAGCTGTGGATCTGCGACCCATCGAACGGCTCGTCGGGCACAGCGGCCACACCCGCCGATCAGTCAACTCGGCAGGCAACAAACCGTTTGTTTCAGGCGGTTTCCGCCTCACTCCAGGTTGATCCTTGACACTCCCTAGATGAGGGAGTTGAGCGTCGCCGCGCAGCGGTATCAGGCCGTGTTGGCGGTGATGGGTTGTCGATTTCGCAGGTCGCTTCGAAGGTGGGGGTGTCGCGTCAGACGCTGCACTCGTGGTTGGCCCGGTATGAGGCCGAGGGTCTTGAGGGGCTGGTGGATCGGTCGCACCGCGCCGCCGCTGCCCCACACCAAAGGACAGATACGACGCCCATGTCAGTCATCACAGTCGTCGCAGGGATGCACACGCGCCCTCCACGCCTCGCGCTGCTCACGGAGGTTCTGAAGTTGTTGACTCAAACGCGTGATATCCGCATGCACGTCGCCACGCATCAGCTTCGCCGCGCTGCTTATGTAATGCTCCAAACTCGCTTCGAGGTTAATCTCCCGTATGACGGCGGCCGATTCGTTCTTAATGGTCGGCTGGGTAGGGCCATCGGACGAGGTAATGGCACCGGAGTCCGCAAGCGCGGCGTCGGCAGGACCGACTAAAACTACGGTGCTGGCCGCCAGCACCGCCCCGACTGCTATTCGCGTGCGCATCGCTGGCCGCGCATCATGGGGGCCATAACAAGTGCCCCTCACTATTTCCGTTATCGAGAACTCGCGTGCTGAGCGCGACGTTAGGGGCGCAGAAGGCGGGTGCCGTCAGTAGTCGGCTACTTCTTCTGATCGAACCGTGGGAGGAGGCTCCCAGCCGCGCTGCCCGGACACCCAAGGGGCATAGCGTCTCGGGTTCTGTAAGGGTTACAGAAGCATCGCCGACAACCTTCGTCGGCGCTTCCACCGTACTTAGGCAGACCCACGCTCACGCAGCAGCTTCCAGCCCTGCACGCAAAGTGAAATGCCGCCATATACGAGTTAGCCATCCGCGACAGCGGTTAGTTCGAACCTGCCGGGTGCACGTCAGGCGTTGTTGTTGGGGGCCAACGAAGTCCGTCCGTCAGTCACATCAATGGGGGCGGAAGAAGCAGTCTCGCCGGCTGCTCTGCAGAACCGGCGAGACCTAAGTCGGCGGGATGGCCGACCACCTCGCAATACCTGGCCTCGACGCTACGCTTCGGCTGGCTCGAGCAACAGCCCCGTGCGATCGGCCGCAGACCGGTTTGGGGGAATGGCATCGGCGGGCGGTGTGTGACCGGGTCTGGACTGCCCGCGATCTTCGGCAACGAGGACCATAGATGCGCAAGATGCGCGAGGGTCGGCTTCTCCATTCCACGCTGGGATCGCCTCTGAAGCGTCATGATCAAAATGACCCGAGGAGGAGCTCATGCCAGCACTTCGTGAACAGGTATTGCGGCGCAAGCCGGTAGAGGAGATGGCGGCCGAAACCGGCGCCGACACCGGACAGAGTGAGCTCAAGCGCACGATCGGCCTCTGGAGCCTCGCCGCGATCGGCATCGGCGGCACGATCGGCACCGGCATCTTCTTCATCCTCAGCCAGGCCGTACCGATGGCCGGGCCCGCGGTGGTCTTCTCGTTCCTGATCGCCGGACTCGTCGCCGGGCTGACCGCAGTGTGTTACGCCGAACTCGCCGGCGCCGTCCCGGTCGCCGGGTCGTCATACTCCTACACCTATGCGACCCTCGGCGAGTTCGTCGCCATGGGCGTGGGCGCCTGCCTGCTTCTCGAATGGGGCGTCGCGGGCGCGGCCGTCGCGGTGGGCTGGTCGGAGTACCTCAACCAATTCATCGGCAACGTGTTCGACGTCCAACTCCCCGAGGCGATCTCGAACGCTCCCGAGCAGGGCGGCATCATCAACCTGCCCGCGGTGATCCTCATCATCATGTGTGCGCTCCTGCTCATCCGCGGCGTCAGCGAGTCGGCGAAGACCAACGCCGTCATGGTGGTCATCAAGATCTGCGTGCTGATCATGTTCATCGTGATCGGTGTGCAGGGCTGGAATTCCGACAACCTGGCCAACTTCGCCCCGTTCGGCTTCGCTGGAATCTCGGCGGCGGCAGGTGTCATCTTCTTCAGCTTCGTCGGACTCGACAGCGTCGCCGCCGCGGGTGAGGAAGCCAAGAACCCAAGGCGTAACCTCCCGCTGGCGATCATGATCGCGCTCGGCACCGTCACGGTCCTGTACGTGCTCACCGCGCTCGTCGGGGTCGCGGCCCAGCCGACCG is a genomic window of Mycobacterium sp. ITM-2016-00318 containing:
- a CDS encoding amino acid permease, with product MPALREQVLRRKPVEEMAAETGADTGQSELKRTIGLWSLAAIGIGGTIGTGIFFILSQAVPMAGPAVVFSFLIAGLVAGLTAVCYAELAGAVPVAGSSYSYTYATLGEFVAMGVGACLLLEWGVAGAAVAVGWSEYLNQFIGNVFDVQLPEAISNAPEQGGIINLPAVILIIMCALLLIRGVSESAKTNAVMVVIKICVLIMFIVIGVQGWNSDNLANFAPFGFAGISAAAGVIFFSFVGLDSVAAAGEEAKNPRRNLPLAIMIALGTVTVLYVLTALVGVAAQPTEKFEGQEAGLAQILEDVVGSSWPGTVLAAGAIISIFSVTLVSIYGQTRILFAMSRDGMIPEIFHRVNPRTLTPIHNTAIVAVVIGLMAGLIPINFLAEMTSIGTLVAFIAVSIGVMVLRKRAPDLPRSFKVPLFPVTPILSIAGALWIIFSLRPITIYVFLIWVAVAFVWYFFYSRHHSHLGRHEHVGLAGEDNQP
- a CDS encoding CsbD family protein → MSATRKAKNEFNRIVGRAKKEIGEATGNARMRDEGRSDQMRARVRKTGERVKDRLRGRRY
- a CDS encoding ANTAR domain-containing protein, whose protein sequence is MEIDRAVGVLVTLRRCALDEASDELLDAAKRHRLTPLAIARALVALAEGVSHDDAPSVEAARYEWGLLLEGEVVSR